In Georgenia soli, a genomic segment contains:
- a CDS encoding LytR C-terminal domain-containing protein, with the protein MTERTTLDDDAALRRAARRRRLQQRQTVIFGGLITVLLVAALLAGAVWSGLLPAPFTRDFSREDSSDGQVLQPCLPDGATAVPLGSITANVYNGTDTAGLAATTGEALGAAGVLVNQQANWPQGTYEGTVQIVTGPLGVTAGYSLARLFPDAVVTLDGRSDESVDVVLGSGYTKMISADEIAALDPEAALTSPEGCTPVSAPTEEPAEG; encoded by the coding sequence GTGACGGAGCGAACCACCCTCGACGACGACGCCGCCCTGCGACGTGCGGCCCGGCGCCGCCGGCTCCAGCAGCGCCAGACCGTCATCTTCGGCGGTCTGATCACCGTCCTGCTCGTCGCCGCCCTGCTCGCCGGCGCCGTCTGGTCCGGCCTGCTGCCGGCGCCGTTCACACGGGACTTCTCGCGCGAGGACAGCTCCGACGGACAGGTGCTCCAGCCGTGCCTGCCCGACGGCGCCACGGCGGTGCCGCTCGGCTCGATCACCGCGAACGTCTACAACGGCACGGACACCGCCGGCCTCGCCGCCACCACGGGCGAGGCGCTGGGTGCCGCCGGGGTGCTGGTCAACCAGCAGGCAAACTGGCCGCAGGGCACGTACGAGGGCACGGTGCAGATCGTGACGGGCCCGCTCGGGGTGACGGCCGGCTACTCGCTCGCCCGGCTGTTCCCGGACGCCGTCGTCACGCTGGACGGCCGCTCCGACGAGTCGGTCGACGTCGTGCTCGGGTCCGGCTACACCAAGATGATCAGCGCCGACGAGATCGCCGCGCTCGACCCGGAGGCGGCGCTGACGTCGCCCGAGGGCTGCACGCCCGTCTCAGCGCCCACCGAGGAGCCCGCGGAGGGCTGA
- a CDS encoding uracil-xanthine permease family protein, whose amino-acid sequence MNARKGFGRWTVHGDGRHIGPGEVVAPQERLSWPATIGIGAQHVVAMFGATFLVPLLTGFPPATTLFFSAVGTVLFLVVTAGRVPSYLGSSFALIAPITAATASQGRSSALGGVVAVGVLLAIIGLVVHFAGSRWIDIVMPPTVTGAIVALIGFNLAPSAWGNVQKAPVTALVTVGAILLSTVLFRGLLGRLSILLGVLVGYATAQLRGEVDFSGVREAAWVGLPDFTTPTFDLALMGLFVPVVLVLVAENVGHVKSVAAMTGENLDDVTGRALFADGVSTMLAGAGGGSGTTTYAENIGVMAATRVYSTAAYLVAAVVAFLLSMSPKFGELIATIPAGVLGGAATVLYGMIGMLGVRIWVQNRVDFSDPVNLNTAAVALILGIANYTWVVGEMRFEGIAMGSAAAIVVYHLMRQISRARGTSQEAATPASAPAGAELNPGELRRES is encoded by the coding sequence ATGAACGCACGCAAGGGCTTCGGCAGATGGACGGTCCACGGGGACGGCCGGCACATCGGCCCCGGCGAGGTGGTGGCCCCGCAAGAGCGGCTGAGCTGGCCCGCCACCATCGGCATCGGCGCGCAGCACGTGGTCGCCATGTTCGGCGCGACGTTCCTCGTGCCGCTCCTGACCGGGTTCCCGCCGGCGACCACCCTGTTCTTCTCCGCCGTCGGCACGGTGCTGTTCCTGGTCGTCACGGCCGGGCGGGTGCCCAGCTACCTCGGCTCGAGCTTCGCCCTGATCGCCCCCATCACGGCCGCTACGGCGTCGCAGGGCAGGTCATCCGCGCTGGGCGGCGTCGTCGCCGTCGGCGTCCTGCTCGCGATCATCGGTCTCGTCGTGCACTTCGCCGGCTCGCGGTGGATCGACATCGTCATGCCGCCCACCGTCACCGGCGCCATCGTGGCCCTCATCGGCTTCAACCTCGCGCCGTCGGCGTGGGGCAACGTCCAGAAGGCACCGGTGACGGCTCTCGTCACCGTCGGAGCCATCCTGCTGTCCACCGTGCTGTTCCGGGGGCTGCTCGGCAGGCTCTCCATCCTCCTCGGCGTCCTCGTCGGCTACGCCACCGCGCAGCTGCGTGGCGAGGTCGACTTCAGCGGGGTGAGGGAGGCGGCCTGGGTCGGGCTCCCCGACTTCACCACCCCGACGTTCGACCTGGCCCTCATGGGCCTGTTCGTGCCGGTCGTGCTCGTCCTGGTTGCCGAGAACGTCGGCCACGTGAAGTCCGTGGCGGCGATGACGGGGGAGAATCTCGACGACGTCACCGGCCGGGCGCTCTTCGCCGACGGCGTCTCCACGATGCTCGCAGGCGCGGGCGGCGGGTCCGGCACCACGACGTACGCCGAGAACATCGGCGTCATGGCGGCCACCCGCGTGTACTCCACCGCCGCCTACCTGGTGGCCGCGGTGGTCGCGTTCCTGCTGAGCATGTCGCCGAAGTTCGGCGAGCTGATCGCGACGATCCCGGCCGGAGTGCTCGGCGGGGCGGCGACCGTCCTCTACGGGATGATCGGCATGCTCGGCGTGCGGATCTGGGTGCAGAACCGCGTCGACTTCTCCGACCCCGTCAACCTCAACACAGCGGCTGTCGCCCTCATCCTGGGCATCGCCAACTACACCTGGGTGGTAGGCGAGATGCGTTTCGAGGGCATCGCGATGGGGTCCGCCGCGGCGATCGTCGTCTACCACCTCATGCGGCAGATCTCCCGCGCCCGGGGCACGAGCCAGGAGGCGGCGACCCCCGCGTCGGCGCCCGCAGGGGCAGAGCTGAACCCCGGCGAGCTGCGGCGCGAGAGCTGA